The Desulfitobacterium chlororespirans DSM 11544 genome contains the following window.
GGAGAGATAGGCAAAAAGTTTATTATGAATTGCATTGACATTGTCCCCCGCTTGAATCGACAAAATTCCCTCAAGCATCATTCTCTTTATTTCTGCTTCCCTTCTTGAGAAAAGCTTCAGTTTGTTAGCCATGGGATGCCACAGAACATACCCCGTAAAAATACCCAACAAGGTGGCGACGAAAGCAGCTGAAATCAGATGTCCAAGGGCTTCTACCTCATTTAAATTGCTCAAGGCAGAAATCAATCCCACCACAGCACCCAGTACCCCTAGGGTTGGTGCATAGGTTCCCATTTGGGTAAAGACAAGAGCCCCATCCCGGTGCCTTTCCTCCATAGCCGAAATATCCTCGAAGAGAACATCGCGGATGAACTCGGCATCATTTCCATCGATAGCCATGCCCATCCCTTTTTTAAGAAAATCATCATTGATTTCTTCCAATCGGTTTTCCAGGGAGAGTATGCCTTCCCGGCGGCTGACCGTCGTCCATTCGGCAAATTGCTTGACAAGTTCCTTCTTGGATATTAATTGTTGTTTCATAAACAAGATCTTAAAAAGCTTGGGCACTCTTTTAAGGTCCTCCATAGGAAAGCCAATAAAAATTGTTGCTATAGTGCCAACGATAATAATCAAAATAGCTGCCGGGTTAATGAGAGCCGTAAGGCTGGCTCCTTTTAGAATCATTCCGACGCCTACAGCGATAAAACCCAAAAGTAATCCAATCAGTGTAGATAACTCCATACTTTTCTCCCTTTTTATAGCCCTTTTTATATCTTTTTCGATATTCAATATTCGCGGTAAACTCAATATTTCCTGCCGTAATTTTAAATGAATCCTAATTTATAAAAGTCTTTTTTCCTATGAGTCATAGGTCTTTCTTCCTATTTTATGACTCAAACTTTGAATACCCAGCACTTTTTTAGACTTTCTATAGGATAAATACCCTCTTAAACCGAACTATATGATCATCCTGAATCAAATGAGGTACAAATCAATGAAA
Protein-coding sequences here:
- the motA gene encoding flagellar motor stator protein MotA encodes the protein MELSTLIGLLLGFIAVGVGMILKGASLTALINPAAILIIIVGTIATIFIGFPMEDLKRVPKLFKILFMKQQLISKKELVKQFAEWTTVSRREGILSLENRLEEINDDFLKKGMGMAIDGNDAEFIRDVLFEDISAMEERHRDGALVFTQMGTYAPTLGVLGAVVGLISALSNLNEVEALGHLISAAFVATLLGIFTGYVLWHPMANKLKLFSRREAEIKRMMLEGILSIQAGDNVNAIHNKLFAYLSAAERRELTEEMGNEKA